In the Drosophila takahashii strain IR98-3 E-12201 chromosome 3R, DtakHiC1v2, whole genome shotgun sequence genome, one interval contains:
- the LOC138913222 gene encoding uncharacterized protein — protein sequence MASKEELECEDHLIKNFYRLPSGAYSVRLPLKQHGKALRDSYTQAHRRFLNLERKLQRNPHLKRQYVAFIKEYLELNHMSRVSPEAVVPCKYFLLHHCILKEDSTTTKLRVVFDGSALASSGSSLNETAKDVLHFDKI from the coding sequence ATGGCCAGCAAGGAAGAGCTGGAGTGTGAGGATCATTTGATCAAAAACTTCTATCGTCTTCCCTCTGGCGCTTACTCCGTTCGCTTGCCGTTGAAGCAACATGGTAAAGCCCTTCGCGATTCCTACACACAGGCACACCGGAGATTTCTTAACCTTGAACGCAAACTGCAAAGGAATCCCCATTTAAAGCGTCAATATGTGGCCTTTATTAAGGAATACTTGGAGTTAAACCACATGTCCCGAgtcagccccgaggctgtggTCCCTTGCAAATATTTCCTGCTGCACCATTGTATTCTAAAGGAGGATAGCACAACAACCAAGCTTCGCGTTGTTTTCGATGGATCGGCTTTAGCCTCATCCGGGTCTTCTCTTAATGAGACAGCCAAGGatgttttacattttgataaaatttag